In Apium graveolens cultivar Ventura chromosome 10, ASM990537v1, whole genome shotgun sequence, the following are encoded in one genomic region:
- the LOC141693589 gene encoding purine permease 1-like: MESDTHVSPSMKKTLLIVNCILLSIGNCGCPLMMRLYFINGGKRIWLSSWLLTAGWPFILIVLIVTFYYCRATTGNFTAKVFNMKPRLIIASTVLGILTGADNYLYAYGVARLPVSTAALVIASQLVFTAGFAYLLVKQKFNSFSVNAVVLLSIGSGVLALHTNSDKPEGESKGEYVLGFIMTLGAAALFGFILPLMEMTYQKAKQVIDYPLVMEIQMVLCFSATLLCTVGMLINNDFNAISREARNFDLGERKYYLILVSTAMLSQFFILGAGGVIFCASSLLSGIILAVLLPVTEVLAVLFFQERFTAEKGVALVLSLWGFVSYFYGEIKHSQKTENCPTITELPLNQIIDK; this comes from the exons ATGGAATCAGATACTCATGTAAGCCCCTCTATGAAAAAAACTCTACTCATAGTAAACTGCATACTCCTCTCTATAGGAAACTGTGGTTGCCCACTAATGATGCGCCTTTACTTCATCAATGGTGGCAAAAGAATCTGGCTATCAAGCTGGCTTTTAACTGCCGGCTGGCCTTTCATTCTCATTGTTCTCATTGTTACTTTCTACTACTGTCGCGCCACCACGGGTAACTTCACTGCCAAGGTCTTTAACATGAAACCACGCTTGATCATCGCGTCGACTGTCCTTGGTATTCTCACTGGTGCTGATAACTACCTCTACGCGTATGGAGTAGCTAGACTGCCTGTGTCCACGGCTGCACTGGTGATTGCATCTCAGCTTGTGTTCACCGCAG GTTTTGCATATTTACTTGTCAAGCAAAAATTCAATTCATTTTCGGTGAATGCTGTTGTTTTGCTTAGTATTGGATCTGGAGTACTAGCACTGCATACGAACAGTGACAAGCCAGAAGGAGAGTCGAAAGGAGAGTACGTTCTTGGGTTCATTATGACGCTTGGAGCTGCTGCTTTATTCGGATTTATATTGCCATTGATGGAAATGACATATCAGAAGGCGAAGCAGGTTATTGATTATCCGTTGGTGATGGAGATTCAAATGGTTTTGTGTTTTTCTGCTACTCTTTTGTGCACTGTGGGGATGCTCATCAACAATGATTTCAAT GCAATATCAAGAGAAGCAAGAAACTTCGATCTAGGAGAAAGAAAGTACTACTTGATATTAGTTAGTACTGCAATGCTCTCGCAGTTTTTCATATTAGGAGCAGGAGGAGTTATATTTTGTGCCTCGTCTTTGTTATCTGGCATCATCTTAGCAGTCTTACTTCCGGTTACAGAAGTTTTAGCTGTACTTTTTTTTCAAGAAAGATTTACAGCAGAGAAAGGAGTTGCTCTTGTTCTTTCTCTCTGGGGGTTTGTTTCTTACTTCTACGGAGAAATTAAGCACAGCCAGAAAACCGAGAACTGCCCAACTATCACGGAACTTCCACTTAATCAGATTATCGATAAATAA
- the LOC141693588 gene encoding purine permease 1-like, whose product METGTQVSPRDQSPSLRKALLVLSCIVFAIGNTGIPLITRLYFIHGGSRLWLSSFLLGAGWPFILVVLILTLYYRRATTGDTTAKLFNIKPRLILASIVLGILTGVGNYLYVYGISKLPVSTSVLVVASQLAFTSGFAFLLVKQKFNPFSINAVVLLTIGSGVLALHTNSDRPEGVSKREYALGFVMTLAASALWGFILPLIEFSYQKAKQVIDFPLVMEIQLYINLFATLFSTVGMFINNDFKVIPREARNFDLGVTKYYTILMCTAMISQLFAIGLGGIIFCGSSLLSGIIIAVLLPVTEVLAIILYKEKFQAEKAVALVLSLWGFVSFFYGEIKHSQKTTESRSAEMEVPLNHGQISIF is encoded by the exons aTGGAAACAGGTACTCAGGTTTCACCTCGTGATCAAAGCCCCTCTCTGAGAAAAGCTCTACTTGTATTGAGCTGCATAGTCTTTGCTATAGGAAACACTGGTATTCCGCTAATCACACGCCTCTACTTCATCCATGGTGGCAGCAGACTCTGGTTATCGAGTTTTCTCCTAGGCGCTGGCTGGCCTTTTATTCTCGTGGTTCTAATCCTTACCTTGTACTATCGTCGTGCCACCACGGGTGACACTACTGCCAAGCTCTTTAACATAAAACCACGCTTGATCCTCGCCTCGATTGTCCTTGGTATTCTCACTGGTGTTGGCAATTACCTCTATGTTTATGGCATATCGAAATTGCCAGTGTCCACATCAGTACTAGTAGTTGCATCACAACTTGCATTTACTTCAG GTTTTGCATTTTTACTTGTCAAGCAAAAATTCAACCCGTTTTCGATCAATGCTGTTGTTTTGCTGACAATTGGATCTGGAGTACTAGCATTGCATACTAACAGTGACAGGCCAGAAGGAGTGTCTAAAAGAGAGTACGCCCTAGGGTTCGTTATGACTCTTGCAGCATCGGCCTTGTGGGGATTTATATTGCcattgattgagttctcgtatcAGAAAGCAAAGCAGGTCATTGATTTTCCGCTGGTGATGGAGATTCAATTGTACATAAATTTGTTTGCTACTTTGTTCAGCACTGTCGGTATGTTCATCAACAATGATTTCAAG GTAATACCAAGAGAAGCAAGAAACTTTGATCTAGGAGTGACAAAGTACTACACAATACTAATGTGCACTGCAATGATATCTCAGCTTTTCGCTATAGGATTAGGAGGAATTATATTTTGTGGCTCATCTTTGTTATCTGGCATCATTATTGCAGTTTTACTTCCTGTTACAGAAGTTTTAGCTATTATTCTCTACAAAGAGAAGTTTCAAGCAGAGAAAGCAGTTGCTCTTGTTCTTTCTCTCTGGGGATTTGTTTCTTTCTTTTACGGAGAAATTAAACACAGCCAGAAGACGACAGAGAGCCGTTCAGCTGAAATGGAAGTGCCTCTGAATCACGGCCAAATAAGCATATTTTAG